The stretch of DNA tatatatatatatatagagagagagagagagagagagagagagagagagagagggagagagagagagagagagagagagagagagagttcaaTCTGGATCAAACTGAAAAGCCTAAAAGGTTCTACACTTGGAGGCACATTTGCAACCAAGTGTTTTTAATCACCTGAATCTGTGTATACACTGATACCATGTGGGTTGAATGATTCTAGGTCAAAGTTTCTTGGCATGCGTAACTCCACTGGTTTAACCCGTGAATCTTGTAGATCAAGGGAGAAAATCTTCCCTGCCACATCTGAGGATTGCAGCCCAGGATACTTGAGACCCTTGGGatgtaaaaatatatcaaattacACAAACTATAATAGATaaagcacataaaaaacatGCCACATTGTGTTCAATTaaagagaaaactaaataaactatTGACCTCAGTTTTAGGTTCCTATCTTCTGAGGGAATTACACATTTATTTGGCACAATATTAAACTGGTTGATGGATTTCCTTTTTCACGTAGCTCAAAGCCCATGATTGAAACTTTACAGAGGTTTTGATGACCTAACTTTAATTCTCGGCTGCTTTGTATCATAAGTTTGCTTAACCTTACAAACACTCACCGAGCTGATAAAAGCAAACCCGTCTCTCAGGATCGTGATGTCCTCTGAGCCAAAATCTGCAAATCCAAAATGACTGAATTCATTTCAATTCCCCGCAGTGATCATTTTAGCTGCATTTACTTCTGAGGTTATGCTCACCCAGATTTTTGAGAGCCACACAGTTTGGAAGGTGGTTCTGGACCAGCTGTCTGGAGGCGAGAGTCCTCCTCCTGCAAAGTTCGGGTCATTTAGGACGCAACTAAACTTGACTTTCtcctcaagaaaaaaaaagataagacaAACCGGAGCACCGCCGTAACTTTAATACCGAATGGGGTTGTTTACTTGGTTACCTTAAGTTGACAATCCTCTCTCCCAACAGCGCCGCCAGAGCCGCTATGGCGAGCGAGACAACGACCAACTTCGCCATTTGCGCAACCAGACGAGCCAAACAGACTGAGTGGCTGCTGAGGCGAGTCTCTGCACGTGGAGCTGATGCTGCTTTCACGGCTATCGGAAATATGTCAACTTCGGGTTCTTTTGTTGGTAAACAAATGCCGGCCTTTCGATCCTTAGTGTGCTTTACTTGAATTCCTTAAGGAGGCACATTGCAGTGCATCGGCAATGTGCTGATATCTCATATCGTTTTCACCGTCTTCGCCTCGAAGCTGTAGGACAGTCAGATCTCTTTGTCTTCGTTTCCCTGATGTGTATGATTTATAACGTACTCATGTTCTGGTTTTACTTCTACTCCGTAAAGCACTTTGGTTAACTCCTGGTTGTTTCAAATGTGCCATCGAAACAAAACGGACTcgactaaaacaaaaacagtacgTGTGCGTTCAAAAGAGCCCACCGAGCACATCGGAAAGCAGAGACATGCATTTAGTGTATGTGATTTCCGACATTTGAGAAGCGTGTGAATGCAGCGTACACTGGCCCTGATGTTTTCAGTAGTTGACGTTTGATTTTCACACCGTGGGGCCGGTGCTGCTCAGGTGATGGCATCAGAGACCCCTTTGTCAAACCTCTGGAGGCGGGAACACGGCCTGACTTTATGAGAGAACCTCACGAATGGATGAGCGATGACTTTACTTTACAGGTGCAGGTTACAAACAGCCACTTCCCAGACAGAACGATGGAAACGTGCTCTGAATGTGGTTAAATTCTCTTCATCATACCATCGGCTTTTATTCTTTAGTCAAGCCATCTAGAAATACATGAATATACCCTTGTTTGCCTCCAAATGCTCACGGACGCATTTGCACCCAAACACATCTGCACAGATGGTGATCAAAGACAAACCAAACATTTAGGTCACACTTTTTCTGTCCAAGATTGCCTGAATTTTAGGGATGTGAATTTGTCAAGTCTTGGGGGAAACCACTTCATCAATGTTATCAAAGGGaaattattgtgttttaaattcACTCACTTACCGTCAAGGCGACCAATCAACAATATGGCATATTCAATGACATGTAGTGCCTGCAAAGCCctgtttaaattgtttatttttgaagttgttttttgtaGGTGATGACTCGTcccaacataaaacaaaaagttacaAAATTTTCTATGTAATCAAAATCATGTGTAAGAGacttcataaaaaacaaacatgaacacatacatacacatacagaagtgaaagaaacaaaattggCAAACTATTGACCCTGTGATATTCAGCATTGGGTGCATGCAACCTGACAGTAACTGTAGAATATCTACAAAAGTCCAATTAAAGAATGATAGCATCTAACAACTTCAAAACAACAACTCCTGCACATTACATTATGTGCAACCAGCGAGCACTGTTAGTTGGGGCACATCAGACTCCTGACTCTGTTTTGTGAAGTCGTGTAAGGTTCACAGTGTAATACAGCAGGATCCCCATCAAACAGTTTCAAGCAAGACTGTATATTTGGaacatacaaaataaattttattatCCATTCTCTTCATGACTACATCTTATTAGAATTTCTAGACAATGGCATTGTCAAATAACACACCCAAATTAATTCTAATAATCCTGACAGGTGCAACAATACAGTTCTGTCAAGTCCAGGTGTCAAAATATAACTGAATGTGAAAAGCAATTTAAACCTTATTCTTGTTATCTTTAACATAAAAAGGAGAGCCATGGCCCTGGGCCGATGTGAGAGCTAGGCAGGACATGGCCATgagcacacataaacacaggtGAGGAAGCGGCTTCAGGGTTGGGCCCCGGTGGCTGCAGGGACTTGTGTGGCCAAGGTGTTAGGGGCAGAGATGACAGGTGATCCAGCAATGTTAGCCAGTGGCTGTGAGGAGGACATTGAGGTGATGCCTGCAAGACACAGGAGGTGCGTTGATCAATTGGAGATAGTCAACTTTACATGTAATCACAATCTAAGTTTAAAAGGTGTGACTTTCTTTGATGCTGTTTGCacaaaatgttcctttttttacAATCTGCCTATCTTTTGGCAAAAAAAGGTTTCTGCAAATACAGGCTATCTGTTTGATTAGCATAGTTAATCTTAGAAGCATTGCTCACCGGCCATCATACTTGAGGAGCTGACTGGTGTGGAGCTGGCAGCCATCCCACCAGGAGTGGCCCCCCTTCCCTGATCTTTTACGATGGGATCTGCAAACAAGTGGATTTGAACACCTCATAAACCAAATACAGGTGTTAACAAAACTCAATTTTGTTCACACATTTTAAGTATAGAACACAAATTTTGGTTGCAGCCGCTTTATTCAAGGAGTATGTAAGCGTTTTGGGCAAGACACCAacatatgaaagaaaaatcaaacgCAATCTTACAGAAGTAGGGATGATCCATTGCCTCTCTGGCCGTGAGGCGGGCTTGATGGTCATAGCGCAACAGTTTGTCCAAGAAGTCTAGAGCCTCGGTGCTGACCAGGTGCTGGTTCTCACTGTGCACAAACCTCTCCCACCTTTTGCGGGAGTGTCTAGAGAACAAACCAGGGATTAAATGTTAACTAAAGGTTCTCATTTATAAGAATTTCAGTTCATATATTGATACTGTTTTGAGGTCCAACAGCCACAACAATTTACCTCCCCAGAATGTCATTGAACCGAGGATCCAATTCAATGTTGTACTTATCAATGTAGTCGTACAGGTCCTCAGTGCCGAGTACTTTTGCAATACGCACAAGCTGTGAATTAGAAGacacaaatttttaaaaattaaattgcTATTTGTTATTGCCTGTTATGTGTGTTGAGGAATGTGGTCCACAATCCACTGCAGTTAGTGACtaacttctttttttatattaaacctAACTTAACCATTTCTTGTGTGAATGGTAACTCATGTCTAATGgtcaaaacaaattttcaaaatgaacatcAAATCACTATAAGTTAAAGCCTAAACTCTGTAATTTGGATAAAATAAAGTTGCCATCATCTtgaatttaaacaattttatgttcagtgtaaaatatgaatttctGAAAACAATTTGTTTCTCCAGTATTTAGGAAAATAAGAGTTTAATCACGGGGCAGAGTGTTGAAATTGTTCAAGAGGATTAtcttgaaaataattaaatatcaaTGTGTACCAATGGAAATGACTCAACAATAAGCTGCTGGAATGGTCAATGTTTCAAAAAGTTTTTCTACCTTTCCTCAACAACTGGTGAGATAATTTTGAGGGAAGCCAGGCAGAGTTGCCATGATGCCAACGTCTATTGACAGAAGAATGTGGTCTGACTGTGTCAAAAACAATACAATGTACTCTTGTGAAACACAGCCCTAGACCCTGCCTTCTTTTAGTCACACGGTTTTCACAGAAGTTGGGACATTTCATACCTGATCATAGTTGTCGTGACCATGGAAGAAAGGTTCCTTTCTGAAGATCATGCTGGCAAGCATGCAACCCAGACTCCACATGTCCAAGCTGTAGTCATACATCTACAAATAATAGAGGGAGATAAAGAGGTTTTAATTGACTTCATGACCGTAAAAAACTGGCATGACTAGGCATGTAAGGTCATGAGAGCCTCACCTGGTAGTCTACCAGTAGTTCAGGTCCTTTGAAGTACCTGGATGCCACTCTCACGTTGTATTCCTGGTTTGGGTGGTAGAATTCTGCCAAACCCCAATCAATAAGACGGAGCTGGAAATTCAGAGATAAATatggtataaaaaaaattatagttcACTGCTGTCAAAGGTACAAAGATATGAAGAAGATGGTATTCGAGACCATACCTTCCTGTGTTCATGATCAATCATTACATTGTGTGGTTTGACATCTCTGTGCATTATCCCCATACTGTGGCAGTAATCCAAAGCCTACCAggtaaagaaggaaaaatgtgcTAAGCTTACACAAATATGTAtaacataatatatataaatatataaaatgtataatataaaGCTGTTCCTTTTCACAAAAAGCTGATTCTTACCTTCAGGATTTCGTACATGTAGAACCGTATGTCAAAGTCAGATAGGGTTTGGTACAATTGctgtaaaatcaaaacatattACCCatcacaataacaataacttgTGTTAATTTCTTCTAAAATGCAAATTTCAACAATCTTTTCCTACCTTGAAGTCTGTGTTGTTCACATGTTCAAAGACAAGAGCGGGAGTTCGTGACTAAAACGtttacacagaaagaaaaattatgtgATAATGCATGCATACGAAAAAGTTTAACTTTTACAATGCAATAAGGAGAACAAAATTACCACAGGATCCTTGACGATATCTAAG from Echeneis naucrates chromosome 6, fEcheNa1.1, whole genome shotgun sequence encodes:
- the LOC115044895 gene encoding casein kinase II subunit alpha, which gives rise to MSGPVPSRSRVYPDVNTQRPREYWDYESHVVEWGNQDDYQLVRKLGRGKYSEVFEAINITNNEKVVVKILKPVKKKKIKREIKILENLRGGPNIISLLDIVKDPVSRTPALVFEHVNNTDFKQLYQTLSDFDIRFYMYEILKALDYCHSMGIMHRDVKPHNVMIDHEHRKLRLIDWGLAEFYHPNQEYNVRVASRYFKGPELLVDYQMYDYSLDMWSLGCMLASMIFRKEPFFHGHDNYDQLVRIAKVLGTEDLYDYIDKYNIELDPRFNDILGRHSRKRWERFVHSENQHLVSTEALDFLDKLLRYDHQARLTAREAMDHPYFYPIVKDQGRGATPGGMAASSTPVSSSSMMAGITSMSSSQPLANIAGSPVISAPNTLATQVPAATGAQP